The genomic segment TGTATGAAAAGGGCGGGCTGGAGATGATGCAGGAGATCTATGGAAAATTCAACCTCTTTGCCCTTCCCGGGGGGCAGTGCGGCCAGGAAATGGGGCTTTTCTCCAACAAGCGTGCCACCAAGATGGAGGACTTCAAAGGCATGCGAGTGCGCACCCCGGGCTGGTACATGGACATTTTGAACAACATGGGTGCCTCGGTCAGCCCCCTTCCCGGCGGCGAGGTGTACCTGGCCCTGGAGCGCGGCGTCATCGATGCGGCCGAGTTCTCCTCACCAGCCATCAACTACCCCATGGGTTTCGATGAGATCACCAAGTTTGCCATTCAGCCGGGCGTCCACCAGCCGGGCATCCAGTGCGCCCTCTTCTTCAACAAGGACGCCTACGACAAGCTGCCCGAAGATTTGAAGTGGATCATCGACATCTGCGCCAAGGAAACCCAGCTCTGGAGCTACAACTGGATCAACAGCCTCAACGCCGAGGCGATCCGGCGGTTCAAGGAAAAAATTGAGATCGTCAAACTGGACACCGAGACCCTGGTCGATTTCCGCAAGTTCACCAAGGCCTATCTCGACGAGGTCAAGGCCAAGTACCCCGACGTCAAAAAAGTCCTCGACAGCCAGGAAGCCTTCCTGGAGAGCTTTGCCGACTGGCGTGACGCCCGCAGCGGCGCCACCCCGTGGCCGTATGAAACTTACATCACGGGCCGGATCACCGAATAAGCGGCCGCCGCTCCGGGCCGCCCGCAACGGGCGGCCCGAACCCTGCGGCCGCGGCAGGGGAAGTAAAGCGCCAAGCCCGGCGGCCGTTTTCGCCCAACCCAAGCCAAAAGGACCACCCCATGTTCGCCACGATTTCACGTGCCATCGACACGTTCAACAAAAGGCAGGGCGAAGTCACCTCGCTGCTGGTTCTGCCGCTGCTGGCGGTGGTGATCTACGAGGTTTTCATGCGTTACGTCTTCAATGCCCCGACCATCTGGGGGTTTGAGGTCACCACCTTTCTCTACGGCCTCCACTACATGTTCGGCTATGCCTACACCGATGTTCTGGACGGCCATGTCCGGGTGGACATTTTCACCGCGCGCATGTCGCCCCGCGCCCAGGCGCTCCTGGCGATCATCACCAACGTGGTCATTTTCCTGCCGGTTATGACCTGCCTGACCATCTGGACGTTCAAGTACGGTATCACCTCCCTCAAGGGCCTGGAGGTCAACTCCACCAGCTGGGCGCCGCCGATCTACCCCATCAAGCTGGTCATGGCCGCCTGCTTTCTGTTTCTGCTGCTCCAGGGGATCTCCAATCTCATCAAAGACGTGAAAACGCTTTCGGCTGCGAGGTAATCACCCATGAGTCCTGAAATTCTCACCGTGGGCATGTTCGCCACCCTGATTTTCGCCATCACCTTGGGGCATCCCCTGGCTTACACCCTGGCGGGAGTGGCCACCCTCTTCGGCCTGATCGACAACGGCTTCAACATCCCGGGGCTCTTCGACCTGTTTGCCAACAACGCCTGGGGGCTGATGAACAACTACACCCTGGTGGCCATCCCGCTGTTCATTCTGATGGCTCAGCTGCTGGATCGCTCCAAGGTGGCCGAGGCGCTCTTTGAGGCGCTCTACATCGTTCTGGGCGGCATCAAGGGTGGTCTGGGTCTGGCGGTGGTCGTGGTCTGCACCGTTTTCGCCGCGACCACCGGGATCATCGGCGCCTCGGTGGTGGCCATGGGCCTGCTGGCGACCCCGGCATTGCTGGGTAAGGGCTACCAGAAGGAGATGACCAGCGGCATCATCTGCGCCGCCGGCACCCTGGGGATCCTGATCCCCCCCAGCATCATGATGGTGGTCTACGGCGGCCTGACCGGGCTCAAGGAAACCTCGGTGGGCAACCTTTTCGCCGGCGCCATCTTCCCGGGCCTGATCCTCGCGGGGCTTTATTTCCTTTACATCTTCATCCGCTGCAACCTGAACCCCGCCCTCGGCCCCCCGATTTCCAAGGTGGAGGCCAGCCGGTGGTCCGCCCGCCAAAAATGGGGCATGACCCTGAAATCCCTGGTTCCCCCGCTGGCACTGATCCTGGCCGTCATGGGTACCATCCTCGCCGGTGTGGCCACCCCCACCGAAGCGGCGGGACTCGGTGCTTTCGGCGCCCTGGTGCTGGCCATCCTGAACCGCAAGTTCAGCTGGGAGGTTCTCAAGCTCTCCTGCCAGTCGACCCTCAAAACCACCTCCATGGTGATGATGCTCTTTATCGGCGGCACCTTTTTCTCCACCGTTTTTCTGAGCATGGGCGGCGGCGACGTGGTGGCGGATGTCCTGATCGGCAGCGGTCTAAACCGCTGGATCGTGCTCATGATCATGATGGCCATCGTCTTTTTGATGGGCATGTTCATCGACTGGGCCGCCATTTTGCTGGTCACGGTCCCGATCTTCATGCCCATCGCGATGGAACTCGATTTCAATCCGCTGTGGTTTTCGATCCTGATGTGCGTCAATCTGCAGACTTCCTTCCTGACGCCGCCCTTCGGCTACGCGCTGTTCTACTTCAAGGGCGTCGCCCCGGAGAGCTACAGCATGACGCACATCTACAAGGGGATCATGCCGTTCGTGTTGCTGCAGCTCTTGGCGATGGTGGTCCTGAGCGTCTTCCCGACCGTGACCACCTGGCTGCCGCAACTTTTCTTCGGCGGGTGACACAGCGACAGTCCCAGCCGTAAAAACCGTGCCAGCATCGCTATTCTGTGACCCTGCCCCGGCGGAGCCGACCGCCGGGGCCACCCCAAATCGGAAAAGGCAGTGCCATGCGAAGCTACCCCCTCAAACCGGAAACGGTCTATTTCTTCGGAACCTGCCTGGTGGACATGGTCTATCCGGATGCGGGCATGGCGGCCATCCGCCTGCTGCAACGTGAAGGCCTGCACGTCGTCTACCCCCAGGCCCAGTCCTGCTGCGGCCAGCCGGCCTACAACTCGGGGTTTCCGGACGAAGCCCGGGCCGTGGCCCGCAAACAGCTGCGACTGTTCCCCAAGGACTACCCGATCGTCGTGCCCTCGGGGTCTTGCGCCGGCATGATGCACCGCCACTATCCGGCCCTTTTCGCCGAGGATTCGGACCGGGCGCTGGCGGAGGAGTTTGCCGGACGCGTCTTCGAGTTGACCGAGTTTCTGGTGCACGTGCTGCAAATCCGGTTGGAAGACCGCGGCGCGCCGGTGACGGTCACCTGGCACTCCTCCTGCCACGCCCTGCGGGAAATGGGGGTGATCCAGGATTCCAAGTCGCTCATCCGCCAGCTCAAGAACGTCACCCTGCTGGAGCTCGAAAACGAGCACGAGTGCTGCGGCTTCGGCGGGACTTTCGCCGTCAAGCAGCCGGAAATTTCGGCCGCCATGGTGGCCGACAAGGCCGCCGACATCCGCCAGACCGGCGCCACCACGGTCCTCGGCGGTGACTGCGGCTGCCTGATGAACATCACCGGTGCCCTGCAGCACCAGCGGGTGCCCGTCACCGGGCAGCACATCGCCCAATTCATCTGGGAGAGAATCCATGGCTGAAACCACGGGGTTTGATTTCGCCAAAAACATCCGGCAGGCGCTAGGCGATCAGCAGCTGCGCAAGAACTTCAAATTCGCCATGGGCAGCATGATCCAGAAGCGCCGCCTGGTTTTCGCCGACGAGGACGAGTTCGAACAGCTGCGCGCCATCGGCCAGGCGATCCGCACCCGGGCGCTCGCCAAACTGCCCGAACTGCTGGCCCAGCTGGAAGCGCGCTGTACCGCAAACGGCATCCAGGTCCACTGGGCGGAGACCGCCGAGGAGGCCAACGCCACGGTGCTGGAGATCATGCAGCGCCACGGTGCCACCCGCATGGTCAAGGGCAAGTCGATGGTCTCCGAGGAAATGCACCTCAACCGCTTCCTGGAGGCCCGGGGGATCGCGGTCACCGAGACCGACCTGGGGGAGTTCATCATCCAGTTGGCCGGCGAAACCCCATCGCACATCATCGTGCCCGCCATTCACAAGAACAAGGAGCAGATCGCGCGCCTGTTTCACGAAAAGATCCCCGACACCCCCTACACCGAGAAGGTCGAGGAGCTCAACGCGATCGCTCGCCGCACCCTGCGTCAGAGGTTTTTCGACGGCCAGGTGGGTCTCAGCGGGGTCAACATGGCGGTGGCCGAGACCGGCACCCTTTGTCTGGTGGAAAACGAGGGCAACGGCCGGATGTGCACCACCGTCCCGCCGGTTCACATCGCCGTGATGGGCCTGGAAAAGGTGGTCGAGAAGCTCTCCGACGTCCCGCCGCTGCTGCGCCTGCTGACCGGTTCGGCCACCGGCCAGCTGATCACCACCTATTTCAACATGATCACCTCGCCCCGCAGGCCGGGGGAAAAGGACGGCCCGCTGGAGGTGCATCTGGTCATCCTGGACAACGGCCGCTCGCGGATCCTGACCGACCCCCAATTCCGCCAGACCCTGCAGTGCATCCGCTGCGGCACCTGCCTGAATCACTGCCCGGTCTACACCCGCATCGGCGGTCATGCCTTCGGACACGTCTACCCGGGGCCCATCGGGGAAATCCTCACCCCTCAGATGGAGGGTCTGCAGGAGGCCGGTGTCCTGGCCACCGCCTCCAGCCTGTGCAACGCCTGCGAGGCCGTCTGCCCGGTCAAGATCCCGATTCCCGGTCTGATCCGCGAACTGCGCAACGCGAGCTACACCGCCACCCCCACCGGTCGCGTGCCCGGTGAGGGGTTCAAGCGCAACCTCCCGGAAACCCTGGCCTGGAAAGCCTGGGAAAAGGTCAACCGCACCCCGGCCTTGAATGCCGTCGTCACCCGTCTGGCCGGTCTCCTGGGGGACAAGGCACCCCGTTTGGGCCCCCTGAAAATCTGGAGCCGCTATCGAACGCCCCCCCGGGTGGCTCGGCGCAGCCTGCACGCCATGACCCGCGCCCAAGGAGTCGATAATGAGTGACACCGCCCGTGAAAACATCCTGCGCAAGCTCGCCGCCGCCCACCGACCCGCCCAAATTCCGGAAACCGGGGCGCTGCCGATCGCCGCGCTCTGCCAGGCGGAAAAAATCGAACAGCTCAAGCATTTCATGGAGGCCGTGAGAGGCGAGGTGCACGTGGTCAAGAAGGAGGGCTGGATCGCCCGGCTTCAGGATCTGCTGCGCCCGCGCGCTTTGAAGACCCTGCTCTACGGCCCGGCAACGCCCCTCGGCAAAGCCCTGGCGGCCGGGTGGCCCCCCGAAGACCCGGGGCTGCCCCGACTGGTGCCCTATGCCGCGCCGGTGGAGGATTTCAAGTCCGAGCTGTTCCAGCTAGATGCCGGCATCACCGGTACGCTGGGCGCCATCGCCGAAAACGGGGCCCTGATCCTGTGGCCCACCCCCGAGGAGCCGCGCCTGATTTCACTGGTGCCGCCGATTCACATCGCCCTAGTGGACGCCCGCGACATCTACTGCAATTTTGCCGACGCCCTCACGGCCGGCACCTGGAAGGCGAACATGCCGACCAATGCCCTGCTGATTTCCGGTCCGTCCAAAACGGCGGACATCGAACTCACCCTGGCCTTCGGGGTCCACGGCCCGCGTGAGGTGCTGGTCCTGGTCCTGGAAGCGTGACGGCGGCGTAGAAGCCCGCTTGGTGCGTTGCACCGGGTGGGCCCCGGGATTGCGCCGGAGCAGAAAACCCCAGCCGCCAATAGACACTCAGAACCTGTCCATGGAGATCGCTATGTTACCGGAAATAAAAAAGATCCTTTACGCCACGGACCTCTCCGAAAACGCCCGCTACGCCGCCCGCTACGCAGTCGCGCTGGCCGAACGCTTCAATGCCGAGATCACGACTGTGCACGTCATCGAGCAAATCTCGGCCAACATTCACAGCCGGGTGGCGGCGATGCTGGGAGAGGCCGAGTGGCAGGAAATCCAGGCGCGCCGCCGGGAGGAGACCTTCACCACGATCCAGACGCGGCTCAGGAATTTCTGCCGGGACCTCCAAGACCAGCTGGCCGGCTGCCGGCTGGAGCAGGCCGACATCGTCACCCGTGAAGGGGAGCCGGTCTCTGAAATCCTGGCGCTGGCAAAAGAACGGCCTTTCGATCTGATCGTGATGGGCACCCGCGGTCTGGGCGCCCTGGCCGACGCCGTGATGGGCAGCACGGCCCGCCGGGTGATTCGCCGCGCCCAAATCCCGGTGATGGTGGTCCGCCTGCCCGGGGAAACGAGCTGATTGCTCTCCGGGCACCCGAGCCGGCCGTGCAACCCGGGGTCGCCGGCCGACGGCCCCGTTGTGATGCGACGCCGCCGGTTGAGGCGCCGCCTGATTCTCCCTGCCGCGGCGGTCCTGCAGATCTGCAAGGCCGCCACCTGCTTCTGGCCCGTCTGCGATGGCCCCTCCAAACCTTCAGCGGCAGGCTCCAGGGGACCCTCCAGCTTCCCCTTCACCCCGTTTTACCTCGCTTCCCCCACCCCCTGAGACATGAAAAAAAAGTAACAATCATCCCTTTTTTACCCAATTTAGCGGGAGGGAATTTACCCAAAGCCACTTGATCTGGCGCCCACGGGGCGGCGGCCGGTGGCTTTCTTACGTGCGGCGGGCCGCCGTCGGCCCCAACGGCCCCGGGACGCGCCGACGTCCAGGCGGCCGGTGGCACCCTTATTGCTCCAGAATTGACTACGCCAAAGCGTCAAAGCCAAACCCCGAGTGATCGGGCGACGGAAAGCCGCGGGTCTTGCGCCACCAAGACAGCCGGGTTGCCTTTACGAAGGTCGCCCGGCTTTTTTGTAGGCCGGCATGCACCCCTTGCAACCGAGAAAAGGGAGGAGATCATGCAGAGAGTGTTTCGAATCGCCCGTCTGGCCGGGGTACTGCTGGCCGTCGGCGCCCTTTGGGTCCCGGTGGCCGCCGCCGAACCGCAGGCTGAGCCAATCACGGGCGGGATCGTGATCGTACGCAACTGCCCCAAGAGCGAGATCAAGAATTTCAGCTATATGCTCTCCAGTGTGCCCGGCGGCGGCTGGGCGGAAATATCCAACGCCGGGGAGAGCTTCCGACTCAACTTTTTCTCCTTCACCCCGGAGGACCTCGAGGCCTTCAACCAGCTGGGCAGTCGCACGGAACCGCGGATAAGCGTGATCCTCTACAACGGCGATTTCGTCTTCATGGTGCGGTCCTCCAAAGAGGAGTACCGGGGAGCGCCGCCACCTGAAATCGAAGACCCGCCGGTGGTGGGCAAGGGCGCGCCGACGGTTGATCTTTAGCCGCACCACCTCCCGGCCCATAAAGTTTTGACCGGCAACAAGGAGAACCCGATGAAATCCCTTCGCCACATTGTTCCGACCGTCGGTCTGATCGCTGCAGCCTTCCTGGCCGTTGCGGCCGCTGCGGCGGCCGAAAGTGAAAGTCAGCGGATTTCACGCTTGCGGGCTCAGCTGTGCACGACCCACATCGAATACCTGGACGGGGCCGCAGGCAGCGTCGCGGATCTTGCAAGAGCCCTTGGCGCCCTGGCCCGCCAGCTTCCCGACGACCCAAGCACCGCCGACCTCGGGCAGCGCGTCGCCCAAGCCGCCGAGGAGGCGCGTGCGCTTCTGGAGGCCCTCGACCTCCAGCTGACGGTGGCCGTCAATGCCTGCGACAACCTGGCGGCCCGCATCAAGCAGCCCACCCTGATGCGGCCCGACGAGGGTCAAAGATTCTCTAAAAGTAACGTCATCCGCGGCCTCCGGGAGGAGCTCTGCAGCCTCTACGTGGACAATTTGGCCGAAATCCTGCTGCGCGGCGACTGGATCCTGGAGGATCTGGCGGCGATTCAGGCCGACCCCGCGGCAGCCAGGCTCCGGACGGCCAAGGGAATCGACCTGCCGATGGCCGAAAACCGGCTGCGGCAGCTGGTGGACACCGCCGCCGGCCAGTTCTTTGCCTCGGAGCTGGCGTGCCTGGCCATCGGTGAAAGAGCGGCCAAAAGGGATTTCTGGCGGGCAGCCGAAGCCGGTCTGCAGCCGGGCCTGACCACCAACCCCTATTTGGTGCTGTTGCGAATCTACGACTGATGAAGCGCCGCAGCAGAAAGCCCTTGTCAAACCCAGGGCGATCGACTATTTTTGATCAGGATGGCAGTTTGCCCGGCGGCGACAAAACGCCCGAATATTCAGCTGACCTGTAGGAAAAGCCGTTTATTCCGGCCCGTCTCCCGTCCGCGGCAGTGGATGCCGACCTACAGCGGCAGCCCCTGCCATCCACTTTTAGTGCCCCCACACCCCTCACATGCCCTGCAGGAGCGCCTTGACACGGCTGCCGTCGGCCCGCGGACCGAAGTGTTTCATGACCGCCCCGACGGCCTGCATCTTGTTTTTGAACTGGGTAAAATCGATATTCTGCCGCACCCAGGAAGTGATTTCCTCCTCGGAAGCCATCTGCGGCAGATAGGACGCGAGGATCGTGATGAAGGCCGAATCCCCCGCCATTCCCCTGCGGTCCAGCACCTCGCGCTCCGCTTTGATCAGCTTCTTCAGAATCCTGATGACATCCTCATCGCCGAGCTGTTTCGTCTCCTGCCGCCCGAATTCCCCCAGGACCACGCGCAGGGCTTCCTTGCGGGCCTCGTCGCGGGTTTTGATGGCGGCTGTGAGGTCCTCCTTGAGTTTTGCCTGAATGGACATTCGTGCCTCGCTTTCGATTTTGCGGCCCATCGCCGCTCGGGTCGTTACCAGGCGCCCGATCGGCAGGGCGCGTCAGAAAGTTTTGGGATCCCAACCGAACAGCCGGGGATCCCGGATGGTTTCAATCGCCGCGATCCGCTGGGTGACCGGCGGATGCGCGTAATGCAGCCAGACATAGAACCGGTGCGGGCTGAGATTGGCCAGGTTGTGGGCCGAGAGTTTTTTAAGGGCGCTCTCCAGGGCCTCTTTGCTGCCGGTGGTGGCGACCGCGAAGCGGTCGGCGGCCAGTTCGTTTTGGCGCGCAAGCGCCCGCAGCGGGAGCCCCACCAGAAATTCCAGGGGTCCACAGAGAATCCCGAAAAAAACCAGGCCGGCGTGAACCGATGGGGTCTCCAGAAAAAAGGCGGCATACAGCGCCGGGCAGGAGAGGACAAGCGCCAGCAGGTAGCAGATCACCCCGGCATGCACCACCGCGATGACCAGGGCCTGGTCCATATGCCGTTTTTTGAAGTGCCCCATCTCGTGGGCCAGGATCGCCACCATCTCGTCCACGCTGTGGCGCTTAACCAGGGTGTCAAACAAGACGATGCGCTTGTGCCGGCCCAATCCGGTAAAAAAGGCGTTTGATTTTCCCGAACGGCGCGAGCCGTCCATCACCAGGATATTGTCCAGTGGAAAGCGGATCCCACGGGCATAGGCCAGGATGGCCTGCCGCAGCCGCCCCTCGGGCAGGGGCTGGAAGCGGTTGAAAAGCGGCAGGATCCAGGCCGGCGCAGCCAGCTGCAGCCCCAGCATGAAGAGACTCAGGGCAAGCCAGCAGCCCCACCAGGCATGGTCCCCGGCATAAATCAAAAAACCCAGCAGGGCCGCCAGCAGCGGCCCCCCGAGAACCAGGGCCAGCCCGAGCCCTTTGACCCGATCGGCCCAGAAAACCGCGGCGCTGGTACGATTGAAACCGAAGCGCGCCTCGATTCCAAACGTTGCATAGAGATCAAAGGGCAGTCCCAGGACCAGCTTCAAGCCGGCCAGAGCGCCCACAAAGGCAAGCCCGGTCGGTATCGGGCCCCAGCCGAAGCCGCGCACCCAGCCGTCCAGCACGCCGAACCCGCCCCCAAACCAGAACAGCAGCAGGACCAGGGTATCAAAGCCCCTCACAGCCCACCCCAGACGGGTGTTTGCGGCCAAATAGGCCTGGGCTTTGCGATAGCGCTCGGGGTCGTAGACGTCACGGAAGTCGGCGGGCACTTCGGCCCCGGCCAACCGCAAGTTGAGAAAATCGGCCAGGGTGTTCAGCAGTAACTCGGCCGCAAGACCCGCCAGAATGAGGACGCCGATCCAGTTCATCGATTTTGCCCTCCCGGGGGTCTTCTGCCGGCACCCCACCCGCGTCCGCACCGCCCCGCATGCCTGTTTGGCCTTGACTTGGAGGTCGAAGCAATTATTATCTGAGCGTCAAAAATCAAAAGGAGTCTGTGATGCCCATCTATGAGTTTCTCTGTGAAAACTGCTGCTGTCAGTTCGAAGAACTGGTTCTGAGCCCCGCCGACCCCCCGCCCAGATGCCCCGGATGCCAGTCGCAAGCGGTGAAGAAGATCATGTCGGCCGGCGCGATTCGCCCCAAAGGCATCGCCACAGGCGCCGGCGGCTTCAAGGCTCCGACCTGCAAGCCTGCCTCGGGCGGCTGACGGATCTGACCGTTTTTCTCAGTTTGAGAAAAATCGCAACGCCGTAGCCCAATCTCACACCCGACGGACCTCCGGGAGCCCAGTTAAAGTTGATGAACCAGTAAAAAGTCAAAAACGAGACAGTTTCGTAAAAAGGTCAAGTTCAAGGCGCGCAAATCTCGAGGAGTGAGGCGTACTTATGTACGCCGCAGCGACTTCGAGATGCAGCGCAACGCGGAAATTGGCTTTTTTACGGAACTGTCAAAGTTGGTCTCCGGAAAGGGCCAGGTGACGACCTTCAGGCCCCGAACAGCCGGGCAGGCATTGGGTTCGCCCCAATGGCCTGAAGATAGCGTGCATCGCGCCGCCTGAGCGCCGGCAGAGCCCGCCACCCCGGGGCGCTGAAGCCGAACGCGACGGTCTGAGTGCCGTGCCAATCATGCCGCTTCCTTGACCGCTGCCGGCCCGGTGGGCTATAAGGAGCGCTGAAACGGGGCTGGCAGATCGCCTTCCCCGGCCCCTTTTGAGAAATCCAAAGTATGAATCTGATCACACAGGTGGTGCTGGTTCTGGTGTTGTGGCTGATCACGGGCCTGGGGTTTCTGTCCAAGGCCTCGGAAACCCGGCGCAAAGGGCAGCCCATGACAGCTGCCTGGTTTTCGTGGGAGGGCCTCTTCTTCTTTTTAAGCGTGATCGTGCCGCTGGCCCTTCTGATCCACCGCAACATCGACGGTTGAACTCATGCTGCCCCTGGCTTCCAGGCCCACCCGGCACCTGCGCATCCCTGCGGGGAATGGAAAAGAGGGCGGCGGCGGCATCGCTCCCCGTGGGGAGCCGCAACAGCATCCGGCCGACGCTGAAGCCGCGATCATCTGCCGCAGCTGCCGCCACCCGGTCACCCATCCCCAGGAGCGGATCGCCATGGCCGGCAGCCACCGCCATACTTTCGCCAACCCCGCAGGCCTGGTGTTTGAAATCGGGTGTTTCCGCCAAGCGCCGGGATGCCGCCATGCCGGGCCGGCTTCCCACGAGTTCAGCTGGTTTCCAGGCTACCACTGGCGCATCGCGCTTTGCCGCGGCTGCCAGGTGCAGCTCGGGTGGCGCTTCGAATCTCCGGTTGACAGGGGCTTCAGCGGGCTGATCCTGGATCGCCTGGTTTCAACTAGTCCTTGATGCGGCCCGAGCCGGAAACGCCAGCCCAAAGAAAGCGAGATGCCATGCTGCTCTCCGAATTCGGCAACGAGGTGCTGTCCAGAGGATCGGCCGCGGTCTTACCCCAGAACCTGGACCAGAAATGGCTCGGCATTCTCCAGCGACGGGCGGACGAATTTATCGACAGCCATTTCGAGCTGGAAACCTGCCCTGATCACGCCCGCGGCGTGGACCCCCTCCTAACCGTTTGCGTGTCGGAAATTCTCCAGCACCAGGCGGGTGGCGCCGTCAAGACCACCGAAGAGGAACTGATCCGCAAAACCACCATTTACGCCGTTGCCGTCACCATGGAATCCATCCACCGGGGGGCCCGGCGACCCCTGGAGCCGCCGACCCTGGAAAACATTTTTGCCACCGAACGGCTGACCCGCTTGAAGAGGGCCTACCCCGAGCTGGAAGCCTTTTTGGAGCGAGTGTGCGTCACGGCCGCGACGGTCTGAGGGTCGCGGCAAGAAATAATTCAACAATATGGCGAAGGATTTTGGTTCGTCATCAAGGCCCATCCGCCGGCGCATATCGGGATATGTGCCGGCGGGTGTAACGCCGAGGACGGGCCAAAAGACAAGCAAGATGTGGAATTATTTTTTGCCGAGGCCCTGAAGGCTGCGCCGCATGTCCTCAGCCCCCGGTGAGATAATGGCGCCGGATACGGCCCGAGATCACCGGCAGCCGCGCCGGGTCGGGCGGCTGGAAACCGAACACCAGCTCCAGAAACACCATCACCACCCGGAAGGTGACCCCCCAGAGCAGCTCCCGCCCATCAGCCGCCTCGAAGAGGAAACAGGGGAAATCCTCGCTGCGTCCCCTGAAGCGGGTCGCCACCGCGGCTG from the Desulfobacteraceae bacterium genome contains:
- a CDS encoding zinc ribbon domain-containing protein, yielding MPIYEFLCENCCCQFEELVLSPADPPPRCPGCQSQAVKKIMSAGAIRPKGIATGAGGFKAPTCKPASGG
- a CDS encoding TRAP transporter small permease subunit; translated protein: MFATISRAIDTFNKRQGEVTSLLVLPLLAVVIYEVFMRYVFNAPTIWGFEVTTFLYGLHYMFGYAYTDVLDGHVRVDIFTARMSPRAQALLAIITNVVIFLPVMTCLTIWTFKYGITSLKGLEVNSTSWAPPIYPIKLVMAACFLFLLLQGISNLIKDVKTLSAAR
- a CDS encoding M48 family metallopeptidase, coding for MNWIGVLILAGLAAELLLNTLADFLNLRLAGAEVPADFRDVYDPERYRKAQAYLAANTRLGWAVRGFDTLVLLLFWFGGGFGVLDGWVRGFGWGPIPTGLAFVGALAGLKLVLGLPFDLYATFGIEARFGFNRTSAAVFWADRVKGLGLALVLGGPLLAALLGFLIYAGDHAWWGCWLALSLFMLGLQLAAPAWILPLFNRFQPLPEGRLRQAILAYARGIRFPLDNILVMDGSRRSGKSNAFFTGLGRHKRIVLFDTLVKRHSVDEMVAILAHEMGHFKKRHMDQALVIAVVHAGVICYLLALVLSCPALYAAFFLETPSVHAGLVFFGILCGPLEFLVGLPLRALARQNELAADRFAVATTGSKEALESALKKLSAHNLANLSPHRFYVWLHYAHPPVTQRIAAIETIRDPRLFGWDPKTF
- a CDS encoding (Fe-S)-binding protein, giving the protein MRSYPLKPETVYFFGTCLVDMVYPDAGMAAIRLLQREGLHVVYPQAQSCCGQPAYNSGFPDEARAVARKQLRLFPKDYPIVVPSGSCAGMMHRHYPALFAEDSDRALAEEFAGRVFELTEFLVHVLQIRLEDRGAPVTVTWHSSCHALREMGVIQDSKSLIRQLKNVTLLELENEHECCGFGGTFAVKQPEISAAMVADKAADIRQTGATTVLGGDCGCLMNITGALQHQRVPVTGQHIAQFIWERIHG
- a CDS encoding universal stress protein, coding for MLPEIKKILYATDLSENARYAARYAVALAERFNAEITTVHVIEQISANIHSRVAAMLGEAEWQEIQARRREETFTTIQTRLRNFCRDLQDQLAGCRLEQADIVTREGEPVSEILALAKERPFDLIVMGTRGLGALADAVMGSTARRVIRRAQIPVMVVRLPGETS
- a CDS encoding lactate utilization protein, which codes for MSDTARENILRKLAAAHRPAQIPETGALPIAALCQAEKIEQLKHFMEAVRGEVHVVKKEGWIARLQDLLRPRALKTLLYGPATPLGKALAAGWPPEDPGLPRLVPYAAPVEDFKSELFQLDAGITGTLGAIAENGALILWPTPEEPRLISLVPPIHIALVDARDIYCNFADALTAGTWKANMPTNALLISGPSKTADIELTLAFGVHGPREVLVLVLEA
- a CDS encoding GatB/YqeY domain-containing protein → MSIQAKLKEDLTAAIKTRDEARKEALRVVLGEFGRQETKQLGDEDVIRILKKLIKAEREVLDRRGMAGDSAFITILASYLPQMASEEEITSWVRQNIDFTQFKNKMQAVGAVMKHFGPRADGSRVKALLQGM
- a CDS encoding TRAP transporter large permease subunit — protein: MSPEILTVGMFATLIFAITLGHPLAYTLAGVATLFGLIDNGFNIPGLFDLFANNAWGLMNNYTLVAIPLFILMAQLLDRSKVAEALFEALYIVLGGIKGGLGLAVVVVCTVFAATTGIIGASVVAMGLLATPALLGKGYQKEMTSGIICAAGTLGILIPPSIMMVVYGGLTGLKETSVGNLFAGAIFPGLILAGLYFLYIFIRCNLNPALGPPISKVEASRWSARQKWGMTLKSLVPPLALILAVMGTILAGVATPTEAAGLGAFGALVLAILNRKFSWEVLKLSCQSTLKTTSMVMMLFIGGTFFSTVFLSMGGGDVVADVLIGSGLNRWIVLMIMMAIVFLMGMFIDWAAILLVTVPIFMPIAMELDFNPLWFSILMCVNLQTSFLTPPFGYALFYFKGVAPESYSMTHIYKGIMPFVLLQLLAMVVLSVFPTVTTWLPQLFFGG
- a CDS encoding iron-sulfur cluster-binding protein, which produces MAETTGFDFAKNIRQALGDQQLRKNFKFAMGSMIQKRRLVFADEDEFEQLRAIGQAIRTRALAKLPELLAQLEARCTANGIQVHWAETAEEANATVLEIMQRHGATRMVKGKSMVSEEMHLNRFLEARGIAVTETDLGEFIIQLAGETPSHIIVPAIHKNKEQIARLFHEKIPDTPYTEKVEELNAIARRTLRQRFFDGQVGLSGVNMAVAETGTLCLVENEGNGRMCTTVPPVHIAVMGLEKVVEKLSDVPPLLRLLTGSATGQLITTYFNMITSPRRPGEKDGPLEVHLVILDNGRSRILTDPQFRQTLQCIRCGTCLNHCPVYTRIGGHAFGHVYPGPIGEILTPQMEGLQEAGVLATASSLCNACEAVCPVKIPIPGLIRELRNASYTATPTGRVPGEGFKRNLPETLAWKAWEKVNRTPALNAVVTRLAGLLGDKAPRLGPLKIWSRYRTPPRVARRSLHAMTRAQGVDNE
- a CDS encoding TRAP transporter substrate-binding protein DctP, coding for YEKGGLEMMQEIYGKFNLFALPGGQCGQEMGLFSNKRATKMEDFKGMRVRTPGWYMDILNNMGASVSPLPGGEVYLALERGVIDAAEFSSPAINYPMGFDEITKFAIQPGVHQPGIQCALFFNKDAYDKLPEDLKWIIDICAKETQLWSYNWINSLNAEAIRRFKEKIEIVKLDTETLVDFRKFTKAYLDEVKAKYPDVKKVLDSQEAFLESFADWRDARSGATPWPYETYITGRITE